The window GTAAATATCAAGCTTGCACTTAATTTATTAATGATTGTATGGCATTTTTCTATTTTTCTATTGCATTAAAAAAATCTTTTATAGCTTTGTGAATAATTTGAAAAACATATCAGACTAATTAATTATGAACAGTCTTTCGTTCAACTATATCAGACATCAATACGCCCCTGAAATACATAACCAGCTGATTTTCAGGTGGGGGGTTATATTTAATCAACGCACATGTTTCTAAGCACTTAATATTTCCTGCACATCCGCACCGGATAGTTGCGCAAGTGACGCGTTATTGCCTGCCGGTGAAGGATGTGCCACCGTGAAGTTGACAAATTGAATGGTGAATAAATGAATTATTATTTATCAAATACGAGTTTCCAATAAAAGGGACTGAAAGCACCTTATAACTTTTTCATTATTCTTAAAATATAATAAATCATGAAAAGAATTTGTATTACATTGCTAATTACTGCATTTCTCTCAATATTTTCCATACCATCTATAAGTTTTGGTTCAGCGAAAATATCACTATCGAATTTTATTCAACCTACCTATGCAAACATTACATGTCCAGCCGTAGGTCATAATTCAGGCGATTGTCACATAATGAAATCCGAAGCCGCGTTTGGTGGCGGAATTAGATGGTATTGCGAATGGACTGGATGCCAGGCAGACCATTGTAATGGTCTGACAGTATCTTTACTTAATCTTGCCGGAGCTTTGGGTAGTTAATAAATGCATAACTTATAATAGAACTGCAGTTTGTAAATTGCAGTTCTATTGTTGAATAATTTAGAAATATGAAAATAAAGCTAGTTTTTTCTTTCTTGATTAACCTTCTTTTATTAACGTCATGTAAAATAGACAATATAAAAGAAAATCCATTTACAATTGATGTTGACAATTATAAAAAAGATGCTGTGATGACAGATATTTTTAAGTCTGTAAAAGCTATAAATCTGGAACTTAACGAAAATTCGGTAATTGGGAATTGTAAAAAATATTTAATTTTCGATACAAGCTTGTTCATATTAGATATTTCTGATCATTCAATTGTAACCTTTAATTTAGAAGGTAAGTTTATTTCCCGATTAAAAAGAAAAGGGAAAGGGCCTAATGAATATCCTGAAATAAAAGATTTTGATATAAATCCCTTCGATACTACAATTGACATTATGACAAGTATTGGTTCGGTATACAGATTTCAATTTAATGGAGATTTCTATGATAAGTATAATGTGCCTGATACCAGAGCAGTTCATTATATTGCAAATTATTCAAAAGATCTTGTGGCATTTTATACAGATCTGGGTGGTGAACGGATAACGTTGTATTCGACTAGTGAGAACCGTATTGTACGAAGATTCCACGAACATCCGGAATATGCCATTGGAGTTGGATTGTCTCCATTTTACAAATATAGGGATAAGTTACTCCTTAGAGAGGCATTCGGCTCATACATTTATTGTTTAAATAGAACTAAATTGGAACAGTTTCATTCTTTTGATTTTGGTGGTAAGAGTATTGAACCGGAGGAGATAATGTCTTACGGCCCGGAAAAACTTTTAAAAGAATTCGCTACTCTTGAATTGGGAATGATGTATAAATTGTGGACAACAGAATCTGATGATTTTCTCATTAGTTCGTTCAAGTATAAATCAGATATTTTTACCTATATCTTAAACAAGAGAATTAACGTTGGAGTACTTATAAAGAAATTTAATAGTGGTTCCAGCTTTTTTTATAATCCCACTTTATATAATAACCACTTATATGCAGTAATCCCGGCAAATTATCTGAATATTTATA is drawn from Lentimicrobiaceae bacterium and contains these coding sequences:
- a CDS encoding 6-bladed beta-propeller is translated as MKIKLVFSFLINLLLLTSCKIDNIKENPFTIDVDNYKKDAVMTDIFKSVKAINLELNENSVIGNCKKYLIFDTSLFILDISDHSIVTFNLEGKFISRLKRKGKGPNEYPEIKDFDINPFDTTIDIMTSIGSVYRFQFNGDFYDKYNVPDTRAVHYIANYSKDLVAFYTDLGGERITLYSTSENRIVRRFHEHPEYAIGVGLSPFYKYRDKLLLREAFGSYIYCLNRTKLEQFHSFDFGGKSIEPEEIMSYGPEKLLKEFATLELGMMYKLWTTESDDFLISSFKYKSDIFTYILNKRINVGVLIKKFNSGSSFFYNPTLYNNHLYAVIPANYLNIYITDDDKKDFKIYNLNRINEYSNPVLLISDLK